One genomic segment of Streptomyces sp. NBC_00239 includes these proteins:
- a CDS encoding HPC2 multi-domain protein: MKAGADRAGGRDTAGEAKAPARRTSDAPAAPAVRTRALDVRAVQRLQSRAGNAAVAALVARPTTPATRGTARPAADGPQPTVQATPDGAHAERRAESTPGARGTARPAADGPQPTVQAATDQAHAERRVGPPQGRGELRDGPVAPERGVPDGGAARRMPVQRLDAGTLPAPPAGLTPATDPRFRKVAQDLRAKKNALAKHPSAPSQAKAAQAAAKAPGDDKEAQAKAAQAAEMGTARPAAFDKAAFVAAVSAAIAAKAPKTLDEADKFTQSGKADEVKGEVSGQVKAGKDGSAKDVAEKTAKAPDESKAVEKPVTPLPGQPAPPALAPPDPKAAAVAKAPPEQTDLSTGPKETDAMMAEAKVTPEQLAHSNEPQFAQALSAKKESDAHAAAAPAQFRAAEDARVAAEQGGAAAAGPAGLQAMTAARAGAGRQVAAGQGAAQSKEEQERARVAGEIKGIFDAAKKDVEGILGGLDDEVDKAFDAGQKAAKAAFDTDHQTKMKAWKDERYSGVTGAARWLADAVLDPPPRANQIFAEARVVYEREMKACISNIADLIGKRLGDATARIADAKAKIAAKVAEQPASLRRFAQQAADGIGGEFTALESAVSEKSQGLVDGLAEKYVAARNELDDEIKKLQEENKGLLGKAKDAVAGTIETVLKLKDMLLGVLARAAGAIDKIIANPIGFLGNLVNAVKGGVLAFGARIGEHLKNGLKQWLFGQLSAGGIEIPETFDAKGIVKLILSILGLTWTNIRARVVARIGERAMKSLESGFEMVQVLVTEGIGGLWKWIVEKLSDLKDTVIGAIKDFVIEKIVTAGITWIVSLLNPASAFVRACKAIYDVVMFFVNRAAQIKSFVDSVLDSIESIAGGGGGAVTGLIEQSLAKAIPVVLDFLASLLGLGGISAKIKSILEKVQAPVMKVVDWVIGKIVGAGQKVLSKLKAKVRGGDDSPEGKQARLDKGMAAALRAVNALPGKGVARAAITPVLAAIRVRYGMTKLEAVPDGDVWAIDGQVNPGVRKKSNKGTKSNAATVDAAAKDVRTQGATAPSVGDLKGMMPAIKQAHGLDTVVVQREGEKRWVELKLGTSVKNLDFRCVLSTAGPGQASADAAGLRRTKDKGDAKAMVNARARIKFQNAFVHNRDSHQDATLGIDAAQHKGTSFRVGRGDAQEGSVARGEVGSGAGGFDKKEVMIRSWNIGKGDNANDHATHAERQITNWLATVTGGTNGAVMTEIYLKVTGTFEPCKGCSGSMKGMLTAARENGRTVRAVLDFSEVRRLYREEEVGHMLGWKDGEAGRRDRADAHGAWDEVITAAPAGIKDKTPVSIRFTN, translated from the coding sequence GTGAAGGCCGGGGCGGACCGGGCCGGGGGCCGGGACACCGCCGGGGAGGCGAAGGCGCCGGCCCGGCGGACCTCCGACGCGCCCGCGGCCCCGGCGGTACGGACCCGGGCGCTGGACGTACGAGCCGTCCAGCGCTTGCAGAGCCGCGCGGGCAACGCGGCGGTGGCCGCCCTGGTAGCCCGCCCAACCACCCCAGCGACGCGCGGAACTGCGCGACCGGCCGCGGACGGTCCGCAGCCGACCGTCCAGGCCACCCCCGACGGGGCGCACGCCGAGCGACGGGCCGAGTCCACTCCAGGGGCGCGGGGAACTGCGCGACCGGCCGCGGACGGTCCGCAGCCGACCGTCCAGGCCGCCACCGACCAGGCGCACGCCGAGCGACGGGTCGGCCCGCCCCAGGGGCGCGGGGAACTGCGCGACGGACCCGTCGCGCCGGAGCGGGGCGTGCCGGACGGCGGGGCCGCGCGGCGGATGCCCGTACAGCGGCTGGACGCCGGCACGCTGCCGGCCCCGCCGGCCGGGCTGACGCCAGCGACCGACCCGCGGTTCAGGAAGGTCGCGCAGGATCTGCGGGCCAAGAAGAACGCCCTCGCCAAGCACCCGAGCGCCCCCTCACAGGCGAAGGCCGCGCAAGCCGCGGCCAAGGCCCCCGGCGACGACAAGGAGGCGCAGGCCAAGGCCGCCCAGGCCGCGGAGATGGGCACGGCGCGCCCCGCCGCCTTCGACAAGGCGGCGTTCGTCGCGGCGGTGTCGGCGGCGATAGCCGCCAAGGCGCCGAAGACCCTCGACGAGGCGGACAAGTTCACCCAGTCGGGGAAGGCCGACGAGGTCAAGGGCGAGGTGTCCGGTCAGGTCAAGGCCGGCAAGGACGGCTCCGCCAAGGACGTCGCCGAGAAGACGGCGAAGGCTCCCGACGAGTCGAAGGCCGTGGAGAAGCCGGTCACCCCGCTGCCGGGCCAGCCCGCGCCGCCGGCCCTCGCCCCGCCCGACCCCAAGGCGGCGGCCGTCGCCAAGGCCCCGCCGGAGCAGACCGATCTGAGTACGGGTCCCAAGGAGACCGACGCCATGATGGCGGAGGCCAAGGTGACCCCGGAGCAACTGGCGCACTCCAACGAGCCGCAGTTCGCGCAGGCCCTGTCCGCGAAGAAGGAGTCCGACGCGCACGCGGCGGCCGCGCCGGCGCAGTTCCGGGCGGCCGAGGACGCCCGGGTGGCCGCCGAGCAGGGCGGCGCCGCCGCAGCGGGCCCCGCCGGCCTCCAGGCGATGACGGCGGCGCGGGCCGGCGCGGGCCGGCAGGTGGCGGCCGGCCAGGGCGCGGCCCAGTCCAAGGAGGAGCAGGAACGGGCCCGGGTCGCGGGGGAGATCAAGGGGATCTTCGACGCGGCGAAGAAGGACGTCGAGGGGATCCTCGGCGGGCTGGACGACGAGGTCGACAAGGCCTTCGACGCGGGCCAGAAGGCGGCCAAGGCGGCCTTCGACACCGACCACCAGACCAAGATGAAGGCCTGGAAGGACGAGCGGTACTCGGGCGTGACGGGGGCCGCCCGCTGGCTGGCGGACGCCGTCCTCGACCCGCCGCCGCGCGCCAACCAGATCTTCGCCGAGGCCCGCGTGGTCTACGAGCGCGAGATGAAGGCGTGCATCTCGAACATCGCCGACCTGATCGGCAAGCGGCTCGGCGACGCCACCGCCCGGATCGCGGACGCCAAGGCGAAGATCGCGGCGAAGGTCGCCGAACAGCCCGCGTCACTGCGGAGGTTCGCGCAGCAGGCGGCCGACGGGATCGGCGGCGAGTTCACGGCGCTTGAGTCCGCCGTCTCCGAGAAGTCGCAGGGCCTGGTGGACGGCCTCGCCGAGAAGTACGTGGCGGCGCGCAACGAACTCGACGACGAGATCAAGAAGCTCCAGGAGGAGAACAAGGGGCTGCTGGGCAAGGCCAAGGACGCCGTCGCCGGCACGATCGAGACCGTCCTGAAGCTGAAGGACATGCTGCTGGGGGTGCTGGCGCGGGCCGCCGGCGCCATCGACAAGATCATCGCGAATCCGATCGGCTTCCTCGGCAACCTCGTCAACGCCGTCAAGGGCGGCGTACTGGCCTTCGGCGCGCGGATCGGCGAACACCTCAAGAACGGCCTCAAGCAGTGGCTGTTCGGTCAGCTGTCGGCGGGCGGCATCGAGATCCCGGAGACCTTCGACGCCAAGGGCATCGTCAAACTGATCCTGTCGATCCTCGGCCTGACCTGGACGAACATCCGCGCCCGGGTGGTGGCCCGGATCGGCGAGCGGGCCATGAAGTCCCTGGAGAGCGGCTTCGAGATGGTCCAGGTGCTCGTCACCGAGGGCATCGGCGGACTGTGGAAGTGGATCGTCGAGAAGCTGTCCGACCTCAAGGACACCGTGATCGGCGCGATCAAGGACTTCGTGATCGAGAAGATCGTCACGGCCGGCATCACCTGGATCGTGTCCCTGCTCAACCCGGCCTCCGCCTTCGTACGGGCCTGCAAGGCGATCTACGACGTCGTGATGTTCTTCGTGAACCGGGCGGCACAGATCAAGAGCTTCGTCGACTCGGTCCTCGACTCCATCGAATCCATCGCGGGCGGCGGAGGCGGCGCCGTCACCGGCCTCATCGAGCAGAGCCTGGCCAAGGCGATCCCGGTCGTCCTCGACTTCCTCGCCAGCCTGCTCGGCCTCGGCGGCATCTCTGCGAAGATCAAGTCGATCCTGGAGAAGGTCCAGGCACCCGTCATGAAGGTCGTGGACTGGGTCATCGGCAAGATCGTGGGCGCCGGCCAGAAGGTCCTCTCCAAGCTGAAGGCGAAGGTCCGCGGCGGCGACGACTCCCCGGAGGGCAAGCAGGCCCGCCTCGACAAGGGCATGGCCGCCGCCCTGCGCGCGGTCAACGCCCTGCCCGGCAAGGGCGTCGCGCGGGCCGCCATCACCCCGGTCCTCGCCGCGATCCGGGTCCGGTACGGGATGACGAAGCTGGAGGCCGTGCCGGACGGCGACGTGTGGGCCATCGACGGCCAGGTCAACCCGGGCGTGCGGAAGAAGAGCAACAAGGGCACCAAGAGCAACGCCGCCACCGTCGACGCCGCCGCGAAGGACGTGCGTACGCAGGGGGCCACGGCCCCGTCGGTCGGCGACCTGAAGGGCATGATGCCGGCCATCAAGCAGGCGCACGGGCTGGACACGGTCGTGGTCCAGCGGGAGGGCGAGAAGCGGTGGGTCGAGCTCAAGCTCGGCACCAGTGTGAAGAACCTCGACTTCCGGTGCGTGCTCAGCACCGCCGGGCCCGGCCAGGCGAGCGCCGACGCGGCGGGCCTGCGCCGCACCAAGGACAAGGGCGACGCGAAGGCCATGGTCAACGCCCGGGCCAGGATCAAGTTCCAGAACGCCTTCGTCCACAACCGCGACTCGCACCAGGACGCCACGCTCGGCATCGACGCGGCGCAGCACAAGGGCACGTCGTTCCGGGTCGGACGGGGGGACGCCCAGGAAGGCTCGGTCGCCCGCGGCGAAGTCGGCTCGGGGGCGGGCGGGTTCGACAAGAAGGAAGTGATGATCAGGTCCTGGAACATCGGCAAGGGCGACAACGCCAACGACCACGCCACGCACGCGGAACGGCAGATCACCAACTGGCTCGCGACGGTGACCGGCGGCACCAACGGGGCCGTCATGACCGAGATCTACCTCAAGGTCACCGGCACCTTCGAGCCGTGCAAGGGCTGCTCCGGATCGATGAAGGGCATGCTGACGGCCGCCCGGGAGAACGGCCGCACGGTGCGCGCGGTCCTCGACTTCAGCGAGGTCAGGCGGCTCTACCGGGAGGAGGAGGTGGGCCACATGCTCGGCTGGAAGGACGGCGAGGCGGGCCGGCGCGACCGCGCGGACGCGCACGGCGCGTGGGACGAGGTCATCACGGCGGCCCCCGCCGGCATCAAGGACAAGACCCCGGTCAGCATCCGCTTCACCAACTGA
- a CDS encoding eCIS core domain-containing protein yields MQGHGHGHGHDHEHGTEAESGNAARGKAGPEGAPDALLMRAAVEGRPEVLGAGGMLRLQRSLGNAGAAAALQRSSVHDVVGSGGGRALDPEVREDMEGRLGHDFGDVRVHTDGAAHDSAKSVNAHAYTVGSHIVFQRDAYDPGSHQGRTTLAHELTHVVQQRSGPVDGTETEGGIKVSDPGDRFEREAVATADRAMSAPAPVAPVQRAAEDGPGPEPAPELPGTGASVQRAEEAEEEEAPAE; encoded by the coding sequence ATGCAGGGACACGGTCACGGCCACGGACATGACCACGAGCACGGGACGGAAGCCGAGTCCGGGAACGCGGCGCGCGGCAAGGCGGGGCCCGAGGGTGCGCCGGACGCGCTGCTGATGCGGGCGGCGGTCGAGGGGCGGCCCGAGGTGCTCGGGGCCGGAGGGATGCTGCGGCTCCAGCGGTCGCTCGGGAACGCCGGGGCCGCGGCGGCCCTCCAGCGGTCGTCGGTGCACGACGTGGTCGGCTCGGGCGGCGGACGGGCGCTCGACCCGGAGGTCCGCGAGGACATGGAGGGCCGGCTCGGCCACGACTTCGGCGACGTACGGGTCCACACCGACGGCGCCGCGCACGACTCGGCGAAGTCCGTCAACGCGCACGCCTACACGGTCGGTTCGCACATCGTCTTCCAGCGGGACGCCTACGACCCCGGCTCCCACCAGGGCCGGACCACCCTCGCGCACGAGCTGACGCACGTGGTGCAGCAGCGGTCCGGACCGGTGGACGGGACGGAGACGGAGGGCGGGATCAAGGTCAGCGACCCGGGCGACCGCTTCGAGCGCGAGGCGGTCGCCACCGCCGACCGCGCGATGTCCGCCCCCGCCCCCGTCGCCCCGGTGCAACGCGCCGCCGAAGACGGTCCAGGACCGGAACCCGCACCCGAGCTCCCCGGCACCGGAGCCTCCGTACAACGAGCCGAGGAAGCCGAAGAGGAAGAAGCCCCGGCCGAGTAG
- a CDS encoding squalene/phytoene synthase family protein gives MPSWRATLTAAEITESDVREDYTAAARRVLRREQAPYLALRLLAAPPLVPYLTAGLAFMNLVDDTAEGPDPQIGLKLLTERVGDALESGDSEDPVLRAYAHAVAARGLPEHWVYDFLAGAASAEAEFDGFAAEADFQDYLDAYAWPGIVVFTGLQYRGGPDEEQAAGWRRFVDAAQRVDFLADLAGDLAGGRLCIPRDRLAEHGVTREDLEQARDTEGVRALLAAECGLAREALDASAGIVDLADPGLRAVGRTMRELMAHQLTQVEDAGVRALRRDIGYGLLAPLRILTQARRPTPTPTT, from the coding sequence GTGCCCAGCTGGCGCGCCACCCTCACCGCCGCCGAGATCACCGAATCCGACGTACGGGAGGACTACACGGCAGCCGCCCGCCGGGTCCTGCGCCGCGAACAGGCCCCTTACCTGGCCCTGCGGCTGCTGGCCGCCCCGCCGTTGGTCCCGTACCTCACGGCCGGGCTCGCCTTCATGAACCTCGTCGACGACACCGCGGAGGGCCCGGACCCACAGATCGGCCTGAAGCTGCTCACCGAACGCGTCGGCGACGCGCTGGAGTCCGGCGACAGCGAGGACCCGGTGCTGCGGGCGTACGCGCACGCGGTCGCCGCGCGCGGGCTGCCCGAACACTGGGTGTACGACTTCCTGGCGGGGGCGGCGAGCGCGGAGGCGGAATTCGACGGGTTCGCCGCCGAGGCGGACTTCCAGGACTACCTCGACGCGTACGCCTGGCCCGGCATCGTCGTCTTCACCGGCCTGCAGTACCGGGGCGGGCCGGACGAGGAGCAGGCGGCGGGCTGGCGCCGGTTCGTGGACGCGGCCCAGCGCGTCGACTTCCTCGCCGACCTGGCGGGCGACCTCGCCGGCGGTCGGCTGTGCATCCCCCGCGACCGGCTCGCCGAGCACGGCGTGACCCGCGAGGACCTCGAACAGGCGCGGGACACCGAAGGCGTACGTGCCCTCCTGGCGGCGGAGTGCGGACTGGCGCGCGAGGCGCTCGACGCGTCCGCGGGGATCGTGGACCTGGCGGATCCGGGGCTGCGGGCGGTCGGGCGCACGATGCGGGAACTCATGGCGCACCAGCTCACGCAGGTCGAGGACGCCGGGGTGCGGGCGTTGCGACGCGACATCGGCTACGGCCTCCTGGCCCCCCTCCGCATCCTCACCCAAGCCCGCCGCCCCACCCCAACCCCCACCACATGA
- a CDS encoding maleylpyruvate isomerase N-terminal domain-containing protein, which translates to MTTNDTTAQMTAADDLDRSVRLALDVLGGAPADAWDGRAGTLEWDCWETVEHLADDLFAYAAQLGPAAPPTDREVPFVYAARRPGGPRNTIHAERAAGVAGLLQVLESCGALLSAMVRTKGPEVRAHHVFGASDPAGFAAMGVVETLVHTYDLTRGLGLPWAPPEDVCGRALARLFPDAPAGVPAWTALLWCTGRTDLPALPRPTRWRWHGEPRP; encoded by the coding sequence ATGACGACGAACGACACCACCGCGCAGATGACGGCCGCGGACGATCTCGACCGGTCCGTACGGCTGGCCCTGGACGTGCTCGGCGGGGCGCCGGCCGACGCGTGGGACGGGCGGGCCGGCACGCTGGAGTGGGACTGCTGGGAGACGGTCGAGCACCTCGCCGACGACCTCTTCGCGTACGCCGCGCAACTCGGGCCCGCCGCACCGCCGACGGACCGCGAGGTCCCCTTCGTATACGCGGCCCGCCGCCCCGGCGGCCCCCGCAACACGATCCACGCCGAACGCGCGGCGGGCGTGGCCGGACTGCTCCAGGTGCTGGAGTCCTGCGGCGCGCTGCTCTCGGCGATGGTCCGTACGAAGGGGCCGGAGGTCCGCGCGCACCACGTCTTCGGGGCGTCCGACCCGGCCGGGTTCGCGGCGATGGGCGTGGTCGAGACGCTGGTCCACACGTACGACCTGACGCGGGGGCTGGGCCTGCCCTGGGCTCCGCCGGAGGACGTCTGCGGCCGTGCGCTGGCCCGGCTCTTCCCGGACGCGCCGGCCGGCGTTCCGGCGTGGACCGCGCTCCTCTGGTGCACGGGCCGCACCGACCTCCCGGCCCTCCCCCGCCCCACCCGCTGGCGCTGGCACGGCGAACCCCGCCCCTGA
- a CDS encoding phage tail sheath family protein: protein MPQYLSPGVYVEEVEAGSRPIEGVGTAVAAFVGLAAEGPCNAPTLVTNWSQFTSTFGDFTEGSYLAHAVYAYFLNGGGTCYVVRVGGDTGDTAGEGAPAEPRPAAGGKRGGGRAALPAGPRTTLGGFQVAALEGTGEGLSVEVSDAPGDSPAEDAFTLSVKRGDRTEETWEVSAKRSQRTYAVTVVRDRSRLITLEDAGPAQPMARPENQTVALAPAPVPAAPVPVTVGAQDYVGSADDRTGFAGLETVDEITMLAVPDLMSAYEQGALDAEGVKAVQLAMIAHCELMGNRVAIIDPLPGLSPQRVKEWRMTGAGYDSKYAALYYPWVKVADPAVPNQMRFVPPSGAMAGVWARNDETRGVHKAPANEVVRGAVDLAVHLTKGEQDLLNPIGVNCIRTFPGRGIRVWGARTLSSDPSWRYLNVRRLFNYIEDSILIGTQWVVFEPNDDALWARIRRTISAFLVNEWRKGALFGLTPDEAFYVKCDRETNPAEGIDAGQVICEIGIAPVKPAEFVIFRLAQFSGGTSLVNE from the coding sequence ATGCCTCAGTACCTGTCACCAGGCGTCTACGTCGAAGAGGTCGAAGCCGGCTCACGCCCGATCGAAGGGGTGGGGACGGCGGTGGCCGCCTTCGTCGGGCTGGCGGCGGAGGGGCCCTGCAACGCGCCGACCCTGGTGACGAACTGGAGCCAGTTCACGAGCACGTTCGGCGACTTCACCGAGGGCTCGTACCTCGCGCACGCGGTCTACGCGTACTTCCTCAACGGCGGCGGCACCTGCTACGTGGTCAGGGTGGGCGGCGACACCGGCGACACGGCCGGGGAAGGCGCCCCCGCGGAACCGCGCCCGGCCGCCGGCGGGAAGCGCGGCGGCGGCCGGGCGGCCCTGCCCGCGGGCCCCCGCACCACCCTCGGCGGCTTCCAGGTCGCGGCCCTGGAGGGCACCGGCGAGGGCCTGAGCGTGGAGGTCTCCGACGCGCCCGGCGACTCCCCGGCCGAGGACGCCTTCACCCTGAGCGTCAAGCGCGGCGACCGTACGGAGGAGACCTGGGAGGTCTCGGCCAAGCGCAGCCAGCGCACGTACGCGGTGACGGTGGTCCGGGACCGCTCCCGGCTGATCACCCTGGAGGACGCGGGCCCCGCCCAGCCGATGGCCCGTCCCGAGAACCAGACCGTCGCGCTCGCCCCCGCGCCCGTCCCCGCGGCGCCCGTCCCGGTGACCGTCGGCGCGCAGGACTACGTCGGCAGCGCGGACGACCGGACCGGCTTCGCCGGCCTGGAGACCGTGGACGAGATCACGATGCTGGCCGTCCCGGACCTGATGAGCGCGTACGAGCAGGGCGCGCTGGACGCGGAGGGCGTCAAGGCCGTCCAGCTCGCGATGATCGCCCACTGCGAGCTGATGGGGAACCGGGTCGCGATCATCGACCCGCTGCCCGGCCTGTCCCCGCAGCGGGTGAAGGAATGGCGGATGACGGGCGCCGGCTACGACTCCAAGTACGCGGCGCTGTACTACCCCTGGGTGAAGGTGGCCGATCCCGCGGTGCCGAACCAGATGCGGTTCGTGCCGCCGAGCGGCGCGATGGCCGGCGTGTGGGCGCGCAACGACGAGACCCGCGGCGTGCACAAGGCGCCCGCGAACGAGGTCGTCCGCGGGGCGGTGGACCTGGCCGTCCACCTGACCAAGGGCGAGCAGGACCTCCTCAACCCGATCGGCGTCAACTGCATCCGCACCTTCCCCGGCCGCGGCATCCGCGTGTGGGGCGCGCGCACCCTGTCCTCGGACCCGTCCTGGCGCTACCTCAACGTGCGGCGGCTCTTCAACTACATCGAGGACTCCATCCTCATCGGCACCCAGTGGGTGGTCTTCGAGCCGAACGACGACGCGCTGTGGGCCCGGATCCGGCGCACCATCTCGGCGTTCCTGGTCAACGAGTGGCGCAAGGGCGCGCTGTTCGGCCTGACCCCGGACGAGGCCTTCTACGTGAAGTGCGACCGCGAGACGAATCCCGCCGAGGGCATCGACGCCGGCCAGGTGATCTGCGAGATCGGCATCGCACCGGTCAAGCCAGCCGAGTTCGTGATCTTCCGGCTCGCCCAGTTCTCGGGCGGCACGAGTCTCGTCAACGAGTAG
- a CDS encoding ATP-binding protein, whose translation MDYLLGRLELVEARVRQAVAARRAADPEADDPFRGLYLSDETVQRILDAPQTVPWPEPVDVPDREALATAAEGSRLYAVQCSFGLQELDTELLLIALAPDLDRRFEQLYGYLNDDVTRRRPTIGLALGLCGVPAVSAAARARLSPDGPLLRGGLLLVEEAERPFLGRSLRVPDRVAAHLLGHDAIDPDLADVLRPAPAGALPAAVAGDLPQRLAHCVTHAQLPVYLREAAGGTAREVAVDALAGAGRDALLLDLTRLAARTGTEAAALVAAAGREAALAGAGLVAGPVEALRESVEVLRALAGLRTPVLLTGQVGWDPQWADRTPLLVETERIGAAARAELWRSVLGGGVGPSVAAFVLTPEQMRRAAGAARQQAVLADGPVGERELLRGARAQNTSGLERLARRIRPTVGWEDLVLPAGVLGQLRELAARARHRDRVLGDWGMRPGGGRGRGVMALFAGDSGTGKTMSAEVVAGALGLDLYTVDLATVVDKYVGETEKNLERIFTEAAGVNGVLLFDEADAVFGKRSEVKDAHDRYANVESAYLLQRMETFDGLAVLATNLRANLDEAFTRRLDLVVDFPLPDAEQRLALWDRCLGAALPRGEDLDLGFCARSFELAGGDIRSAAVTAAYLAADAGRAVSMTDLVVAVGREYRKLGRLCLESEFGVWVGAVR comes from the coding sequence ATGGACTACCTGCTGGGGCGGCTGGAACTGGTCGAGGCGCGGGTGCGGCAGGCGGTGGCGGCCCGGCGAGCCGCCGACCCGGAGGCGGACGACCCGTTCCGCGGGCTGTACCTGTCCGACGAGACCGTCCAGCGGATCCTGGACGCACCGCAGACCGTCCCCTGGCCCGAACCCGTGGACGTACCGGACCGGGAGGCGCTCGCCACGGCGGCCGAAGGCTCCCGGCTGTACGCGGTGCAGTGCTCCTTCGGGCTCCAGGAGCTGGACACCGAGCTGCTGCTGATCGCGCTCGCCCCCGACCTCGACCGGCGGTTCGAGCAGCTCTACGGGTACCTCAACGACGACGTCACGCGGCGCCGCCCCACCATCGGGCTGGCACTGGGCCTGTGCGGGGTGCCCGCCGTGTCGGCGGCCGCCCGCGCCCGGCTGTCCCCCGACGGGCCGCTCCTACGGGGCGGCCTGCTGCTCGTGGAGGAAGCCGAACGGCCGTTCCTCGGACGGTCGTTGCGGGTGCCGGACCGGGTCGCAGCCCACCTGCTCGGCCACGACGCGATCGACCCGGACCTCGCCGACGTACTGCGTCCGGCGCCCGCCGGCGCGCTGCCGGCCGCGGTCGCCGGCGACCTGCCGCAGCGCCTCGCGCACTGCGTCACCCACGCCCAACTGCCCGTCTACCTGCGGGAAGCGGCGGGCGGCACCGCCCGCGAGGTGGCTGTCGACGCGCTCGCCGGGGCCGGGCGGGACGCGCTGCTGCTCGACCTGACCCGGCTGGCGGCCCGTACGGGTACGGAAGCGGCGGCGCTGGTCGCGGCAGCCGGTCGGGAGGCGGCCCTCGCCGGAGCCGGACTGGTCGCCGGACCCGTGGAGGCGCTGCGCGAATCGGTGGAGGTGCTGCGGGCGCTGGCCGGTCTGCGGACGCCCGTTCTGCTGACCGGGCAGGTGGGCTGGGACCCGCAATGGGCCGACCGTACGCCGCTGTTGGTCGAGACCGAACGGATCGGCGCGGCGGCCCGCGCCGAACTGTGGCGGTCGGTGCTGGGCGGCGGCGTCGGCCCCTCGGTCGCCGCCTTCGTCCTCACGCCCGAACAGATGCGGCGCGCGGCCGGCGCGGCCCGGCAGCAGGCGGTCCTCGCGGACGGGCCGGTGGGGGAACGGGAACTGCTGCGCGGGGCGCGCGCCCAGAACACGTCCGGGCTGGAACGGCTGGCCCGGCGGATCCGGCCGACCGTGGGCTGGGAGGACCTGGTGCTGCCGGCGGGCGTACTGGGGCAGCTGCGCGAACTGGCCGCGCGGGCCCGCCACCGGGACCGGGTGCTCGGCGACTGGGGGATGCGGCCGGGCGGCGGGCGCGGGCGCGGCGTGATGGCACTGTTCGCGGGCGACTCGGGCACCGGCAAGACGATGTCGGCGGAGGTCGTCGCGGGCGCGCTCGGCCTCGACCTGTACACGGTGGACCTGGCGACGGTCGTGGACAAGTACGTCGGCGAGACCGAGAAGAACCTCGAACGGATCTTCACCGAGGCCGCCGGGGTCAACGGCGTGCTGCTCTTCGACGAGGCGGACGCGGTCTTCGGGAAGCGGTCGGAGGTCAAGGACGCGCATGACCGCTACGCGAACGTGGAGAGCGCGTACCTGCTCCAGCGGATGGAGACGTTCGACGGGCTGGCGGTGCTCGCCACGAACCTGCGGGCCAACCTCGACGAGGCGTTCACGCGGCGGCTCGACCTGGTGGTCGACTTCCCGCTGCCCGACGCGGAGCAGCGGCTCGCGCTGTGGGACCGGTGCCTGGGCGCGGCGCTGCCGCGGGGGGAGGACCTCGACCTCGGCTTCTGCGCCCGGTCCTTCGAACTGGCGGGCGGCGACATCCGGTCGGCGGCGGTGACGGCGGCGTACCTGGCGGCCGACGCGGGGCGGGCGGTGTCGATGACGGACCTGGTGGTGGCGGTGGGGCGGGAGTACCGGAAGCTGGGGCGGCTCTGCCTGGAGAGCGAGTTCGGGGTGTGGGTGGGGGCCGTGCGGTAG
- a CDS encoding DUF4255 domain-containing protein gives MIHEVDEALRELVRAEAVGEGSEIDVVFDAPTRDWAARRNTPTVNLYLYDIREDLRRRSRGRQNIYDETGRITARTLPPRYFKLSYLISAWTQRPEDEHRLLAALLACFLRHDALPATRLGPELTATGLPVPVSIALPPPEDRAFADVWSALGGELKPSLDVVVSAPVATAPVYEAGPPVEDGLVVGLSDMEPDAESAAGAGAGAGAGAGAGVDAGAGAGAGAEADPGAGGGAPRGGGRVPRPRGPRARRRGEGAGEGGNGGAG, from the coding sequence GTGATCCACGAAGTCGACGAGGCGCTGCGGGAGCTGGTGCGGGCCGAGGCGGTGGGGGAGGGCTCGGAGATCGACGTGGTGTTCGACGCGCCGACCCGGGACTGGGCGGCCCGGCGCAACACGCCCACGGTCAACCTGTACCTGTACGACATCCGGGAGGACCTGCGGCGCCGCTCGCGGGGACGCCAGAACATCTACGACGAGACCGGCCGGATCACGGCACGGACCCTGCCGCCCCGCTACTTCAAACTGTCGTACCTGATCAGCGCCTGGACGCAGCGGCCGGAGGACGAACACCGGCTGCTGGCCGCGCTGTTGGCGTGCTTCCTGCGCCACGACGCGCTGCCCGCCACCCGGCTCGGGCCAGAACTCACCGCCACCGGGCTGCCGGTGCCGGTGTCGATCGCACTGCCGCCGCCGGAGGACCGGGCGTTCGCGGATGTGTGGTCGGCGCTCGGCGGCGAGCTGAAACCGTCGCTGGACGTGGTGGTGAGCGCGCCGGTGGCGACGGCCCCGGTGTACGAGGCGGGACCGCCGGTGGAGGACGGGCTGGTGGTGGGGCTCTCGGACATGGAACCGGATGCCGAGTCGGCGGCTGGTGCTGGTGCTGGTGCTGGTGCCGGTGCCGGTGCCGGTGTGGATGCCGGTGCCGGTGCCGGTGCCGGTGCCGAAGCGGATCCGGGGGCGGGTGGCGGCGCCCCGCGGGGCGGGGGGCGGGTGCCGCGGCCCCGGGGGCCGCGGGCGCGCCGGCGGGGCGAGGGCGCGGGCGAGGGCGGGAACGGGGGCGCGGGCTGA